One Streptomyces sp. CNQ-509 DNA window includes the following coding sequences:
- a CDS encoding cysteine dioxygenase family protein, whose product MLSDIQIGGDPLAFPHLLPPAPAHPATVADFAGLARALAADRDAWAPLVDYDPVTRWYHRLRTGPGYEVWLLSWLPGQRSGAHGHGPSSGVLTVLEGELTERANHTARTLTPGAQRVFAPGYVHEVVNDALTPAVSLHVYFPALTEMPMHEDRPPRITVACGAARPTEEPARH is encoded by the coding sequence ATGCTCAGCGACATCCAGATCGGCGGCGACCCGCTCGCCTTCCCCCACCTCCTCCCGCCCGCGCCCGCCCACCCCGCCACGGTCGCCGACTTCGCCGGCCTCGCACGCGCGCTCGCCGCCGACCGGGACGCCTGGGCGCCGCTCGTCGACTACGACCCCGTCACCCGCTGGTACCACCGGCTGCGCACCGGCCCCGGCTACGAGGTGTGGCTGCTGAGCTGGCTGCCGGGACAGCGCAGCGGAGCGCACGGCCACGGCCCGTCCTCGGGCGTACTCACCGTGCTGGAAGGGGAGTTGACCGAGCGCGCGAACCACACCGCGCGCACCCTCACGCCCGGCGCGCAACGCGTCTTCGCGCCGGGGTACGTCCACGAAGTCGTCAACGACGCGCTGACGCCCGCCGTAAGCCTGCACGTCTACTTCCCCGCCCTCACCGAGATGCCGATGCACGAGGACCGTCCCCCTCGCATCACGGTCGCCTGCGGCGCCGCCCGCCCGACCGAGGAGCCCGCCCGCCACTGA
- the cofD gene encoding 2-phospho-L-lactate transferase, with product MRIVVLAGGIGGARFLRGLKQAEPDADVTVVGNTGDDIHLFGLKVCPDLDTVMYTLGGGIHEEQGWGRADETFAVREELAAYGVGPGWFGLGDRDFATHIVRTQMLGAGFPLSAVTEALCDRWRPGVRLVPMTDDRVETHVAVEVDGERKAIHFQEYWVRLRASVPALAVVPVGAEQAKPAPGVLEAIAEADVVLFPPSNPVVSIGTILAVPGIREAIADADVPVVGLSPIVGGAPVRGMADKVLAAVGVESTADAVALHYGSGLIDGWLVDEVDAAAVPAVEAAGIRCRAVPLMMRDTDATARMAAAALELAQEVRA from the coding sequence ATGCGCATCGTTGTACTGGCCGGCGGGATCGGCGGCGCCCGGTTCCTCCGCGGCCTGAAGCAGGCAGAGCCGGACGCGGACGTCACCGTCGTCGGCAACACCGGCGACGACATCCACCTGTTCGGCCTCAAGGTCTGCCCCGACCTGGACACCGTGATGTACACGCTCGGCGGCGGCATCCACGAGGAGCAGGGCTGGGGCCGCGCGGACGAGACGTTCGCCGTCAGGGAGGAGCTGGCCGCGTACGGCGTCGGGCCCGGCTGGTTCGGGCTCGGCGACCGCGACTTCGCCACCCACATCGTGCGCACCCAGATGCTCGGCGCCGGCTTCCCGCTCAGCGCCGTCACCGAGGCGCTGTGCGACCGCTGGCGGCCGGGCGTGCGGCTGGTGCCGATGACCGACGACCGGGTCGAGACGCACGTCGCCGTCGAGGTGGACGGCGAGCGCAAGGCGATCCACTTCCAGGAGTACTGGGTGCGGCTGCGCGCCTCCGTGCCCGCGCTCGCCGTGGTGCCCGTCGGCGCCGAGCAGGCCAAGCCCGCGCCCGGCGTGCTGGAGGCCATCGCCGAGGCCGACGTGGTGCTCTTCCCGCCGTCCAACCCCGTCGTCAGCATCGGCACGATCCTCGCCGTGCCGGGCATCCGCGAGGCCATCGCCGACGCCGACGTGCCCGTCGTGGGCCTGTCCCCCATCGTCGGCGGCGCCCCGGTGCGCGGCATGGCGGACAAGGTGCTCGCCGCGGTCGGCGTCGAGTCCACCGCCGACGCGGTCGCGCTCCACTACGGCTCCGGGCTCATCGACGGCTGGCTGGTCGACGAGGTGGACGCGGCGGCGGTGCCGGCGGTGGAGGCCGCCGGGATCCGCTGCCGGGCGGTGCCGCTGATGATGCGCGACACGGACGCGACGGCGCGGATGGCCGCGGCGGCGCTGGAGCTGGCTCAGGAGGTACGGGCATGA
- a CDS encoding coenzyme F420-0:L-glutamate ligase — translation MTADPGTGTETGTQTPAGQAGAPEFRVRALPGIPEVRPGDDLAKLVAAAAPGLAGPPLADGDILVVTSKIVSKAEGRVRQTAVPGDREAAIDEEAVRLVARRGPLRIVETRHGLVMAAAGVDASNTPAGTVLLLPEDSDASARALRAGLRTALGVNVGVLITDTFGRPWRNGVTDVAIGAAGVRVLDDLRGAPDTYGNTLEGTIVAAADELAAAGELVKGKAHGLPVAVLSGLPQLVAPAGEDDGPDARALVREPAEDMFRLGTSEAVREAVTQRRTVREFTAEPVDPAAVRRAVAAAVTAPAPHHTTPWRFVLLESQQARTELLDAMREAWIRDLRELSNFTEESIAKRIRRGDVLRNAPYLVVPCLVMDGSHTYPDDRRNAAEREMFVVATGAGVQNFLVALAGEGLGSAWVSSTMFCRDVVREVLDLPADWDPMGSVAVGHAAAPPRQRPARTADTFTVVR, via the coding sequence ATGACGGCGGACCCGGGTACGGGCACGGAGACCGGCACGCAGACCCCCGCGGGGCAGGCGGGTGCCCCGGAGTTCCGCGTACGGGCCCTGCCCGGCATCCCCGAGGTCCGCCCCGGCGACGACCTCGCCAAGCTCGTCGCCGCCGCCGCGCCCGGCCTCGCGGGACCACCGCTCGCCGACGGCGACATCCTCGTCGTCACCTCCAAGATCGTCAGCAAGGCCGAGGGCCGGGTCCGGCAGACCGCCGTGCCCGGCGACCGGGAGGCCGCCATCGACGAGGAGGCCGTACGCCTCGTCGCCCGCCGCGGCCCGCTGCGCATCGTCGAGACCCGGCACGGCCTGGTGATGGCCGCCGCCGGCGTGGATGCCTCCAACACCCCTGCCGGCACCGTCCTGTTGCTCCCCGAGGACTCCGACGCCTCCGCCCGCGCGCTCCGCGCCGGACTGCGCACGGCCCTCGGCGTCAACGTCGGCGTCCTGATCACCGACACCTTCGGCCGCCCCTGGCGCAACGGCGTCACGGACGTCGCCATCGGCGCCGCCGGCGTCCGGGTGCTCGACGACCTGCGGGGCGCCCCGGACACGTACGGCAACACCCTGGAGGGCACGATCGTCGCCGCCGCCGACGAACTCGCCGCCGCCGGCGAGCTGGTCAAGGGCAAGGCCCACGGGCTGCCGGTCGCGGTGCTCAGCGGGCTGCCGCAGCTCGTCGCCCCGGCCGGCGAGGACGACGGTCCTGACGCGCGGGCGCTGGTGCGGGAGCCGGCCGAGGACATGTTCCGCCTCGGCACCTCGGAGGCGGTCCGCGAGGCGGTGACACAGCGGCGTACCGTGCGCGAGTTCACCGCGGAGCCGGTGGATCCGGCGGCGGTGCGGCGGGCCGTGGCCGCCGCGGTCACGGCGCCGGCGCCGCACCACACGACGCCGTGGCGGTTCGTTCTGCTGGAGTCGCAGCAGGCGCGCACGGAACTGCTGGACGCGATGCGCGAGGCGTGGATCCGGGACCTGCGGGAGCTGAGCAACTTCACGGAGGAGTCCATCGCCAAGCGGATCCGCCGCGGGGACGTGCTGCGCAACGCCCCGTATCTGGTGGTGCCCTGCCTGGTGATGGACGGTTCGCACACCTACCCCGACGACCGGCGCAACGCCGCCGAACGGGAGATGTTCGTCGTCGCCACCGGGGCCGGGGTGCAGAACTTCCTCGTCGCGCTGGCCGGCGAAGGGCTGGGCTCCGCGTGGGTGTCGTCCACGATGTTCTGCCGGGACGTGGTCCGCGAGGTGCTGGACCTGCCGGCGGACTGGGACCCGATGGGCTCGGTGGCCGTGGGCCACGCGGCGGCCCCGCCGCGGCAGCGCCCGGCGCGGACGGCGGACACGTTCACGGTGGTGCGCTGA
- a CDS encoding LCP family protein has translation MPVVGGGGVPPQRSRGYDDGHGAYGDGYNEGQVYRSGGGDPSGPYDDDGGGRQAGGYGKPPPNWRKRIKIGAIVALVILIVVPVVTYFWADSKLRREVDLSKVEDRPGDQDGTNYLIVGSDSREGMSKERQQELHTGSVEGKRTDSMMILHTGDNGNTMVSLPRDWMVTIPSFTGSETGNRIPEQTQKINAAYAIEGPELLVRTVEYNTGLKIDHYAEIGFGGFANIVDELGGVEMCFDEAVKDKNSGADFEKGCQDLDGAEALAFVRNRYALPGGDLDRTKNQQKLLSKLASESAKFTTIMNPFKLYPTMGAGLDSLIVDKDMSLFNVAQMFWAMKGVSGGDGKSMNLPVVSGGTDPRLGSVQKWDEPKAKQLFEQLKNDDKVTVSAD, from the coding sequence ATGCCCGTCGTGGGCGGCGGCGGGGTGCCGCCGCAGCGATCCCGGGGCTACGACGACGGCCACGGTGCGTACGGCGACGGTTACAACGAGGGGCAGGTCTACCGCAGCGGCGGCGGCGACCCCTCGGGACCGTACGATGACGACGGCGGCGGCCGTCAGGCCGGCGGCTACGGGAAGCCGCCGCCGAACTGGCGCAAGCGGATCAAGATCGGCGCCATCGTGGCGCTCGTCATCCTCATAGTCGTGCCCGTCGTCACGTACTTCTGGGCGGACTCCAAGCTGCGCCGCGAGGTGGACCTCAGCAAGGTCGAGGACCGGCCCGGCGACCAGGACGGCACGAACTACCTCATCGTCGGCTCCGACAGCCGCGAGGGCATGTCCAAGGAGCGGCAGCAGGAACTGCACACCGGCTCCGTCGAGGGCAAGCGCACCGACTCGATGATGATCCTGCACACCGGTGACAACGGGAACACGATGGTCAGCCTCCCGCGCGACTGGATGGTCACCATCCCGTCGTTCACCGGCTCGGAGACCGGCAACCGCATCCCGGAGCAGACGCAGAAGATCAACGCCGCGTATGCCATCGAGGGCCCGGAACTGCTGGTCCGCACGGTCGAGTACAACACCGGCCTGAAGATCGACCACTACGCCGAGATCGGCTTCGGCGGCTTCGCCAACATCGTCGACGAGCTCGGCGGCGTCGAGATGTGCTTCGACGAGGCGGTCAAGGACAAGAACTCCGGCGCCGACTTCGAGAAGGGCTGCCAGGACCTCGACGGCGCCGAGGCGCTGGCCTTCGTCCGCAACCGCTACGCGCTGCCGGGCGGTGACCTGGACCGGACGAAGAACCAGCAGAAGCTGCTGTCGAAGCTGGCCAGCGAGTCGGCGAAGTTCACGACGATCATGAACCCGTTCAAGCTCTACCCGACGATGGGCGCCGGCCTGGACTCGCTCATCGTCGACAAGGACATGAGCCTGTTCAACGTCGCCCAGATGTTCTGGGCCATGAAGGGCGTCTCGGGCGGCGACGGCAAGTCGATGAACCTGCCGGTCGTCTCCGGCGGCACCGACCCGCGTCTCGGCTCCGTGCAGAAGTGGGACGAGCCGAAGGCGAAGCAGCTCTTCGAGCAGCTCAAGAACGACGACAAGGTCACCGTCTCGGCAGACTGA
- a CDS encoding acyl-CoA thioesterase, with the protein MNDQARPAAGEAKPTSASRTTLSSIMTANDANLLGTVHGGVIMKLVDDVAGAVAGRHSGGPAVTASMDEMVFLEPVRIGDLVHVLAQVNWTGRTSMEVGVRVMAERWNESTPAKQVASAYLVFAAVDDQGRPRPVPAVAPETERDERRCQEAQIRRTHRLARRRAIKNLRARSEPA; encoded by the coding sequence ATGAACGATCAGGCGCGGCCGGCGGCAGGCGAGGCGAAACCCACCTCGGCCTCCCGCACCACGTTGTCGTCCATCATGACGGCGAACGACGCGAACCTCCTCGGCACCGTGCACGGCGGCGTGATCATGAAGCTGGTCGACGACGTGGCGGGGGCCGTCGCGGGGCGCCACTCGGGCGGGCCCGCGGTGACGGCGTCGATGGACGAGATGGTGTTCCTGGAGCCGGTGCGGATCGGGGACCTGGTGCACGTCCTGGCGCAGGTCAACTGGACGGGGCGGACCTCGATGGAGGTCGGGGTGCGGGTGATGGCGGAGCGGTGGAACGAGTCGACGCCGGCGAAGCAGGTCGCGAGCGCGTACCTGGTCTTCGCCGCGGTCGACGACCAGGGCCGCCCGCGCCCGGTGCCGGCGGTCGCGCCGGAGACGGAGCGCGACGAGCGGCGCTGCCAGGAGGCGCAGATCCGGCGCACGCACCGGCTGGCCCGCCGCCGTGCGATCAAGAACCTCCGCGCCCGCAGCGAACCCGCCTGA
- a CDS encoding LCP family protein produces MPAPSVKRPRWGLRIATALSLLLLATGGAGYFLLSSIGSGIDRVDAFGGISDRPREGHGLTFLVAGVDRRDSVSEEDRRKYRLGGEPCNCTDALMLVHLSKDRERASVVSIPRDSYVELPPHTNRALGERRTAHAAKVNAAYTHGGPPLTVRAVEKLSGVHIDHYVEIDFAAFMKTVDVVGGVQVCTQRPLRDKYSGLDLPAGTSSLDGGEALAYVRARHLDGASDMGRMKRQQRFLAAVIDKLTGTSGLMNPLRFREVGSTLLGSVRTDAALDTGAVFSLGKALHGFSPGSSEFATVPVADMDYEVPGLGTTVRWDEERARRLFDRLREDRPLKARGGGPDGRKGQGKGQGKGQGRATPVEVPPEQVRVQVANGTGEDGLGGRVDRSLARTGFDTTGAPATAARTDRTVITYDPEWDRSARSLAAALPHAKLVPERGHGALMAVTLGDDHEKVHRVRPADPVLDGADVWSAVTGDEVLCT; encoded by the coding sequence GTGCCAGCCCCGTCAGTGAAGCGCCCGCGCTGGGGTCTGCGGATCGCCACCGCACTCTCCCTCCTGCTGCTGGCGACCGGTGGGGCCGGGTACTTCCTGCTCAGCTCCATCGGCTCCGGTATCGACAGGGTCGACGCCTTCGGCGGCATCTCCGACCGCCCCCGGGAGGGCCACGGACTCACCTTCCTCGTCGCCGGCGTCGACCGGCGCGACAGCGTGAGCGAGGAGGACCGGCGCAAGTACCGCCTCGGCGGGGAGCCGTGCAACTGTACGGACGCGCTGATGCTCGTCCACCTGTCGAAGGACCGCGAGCGCGCGAGCGTGGTCAGCATCCCGCGCGACAGCTACGTCGAGCTGCCGCCGCACACCAACCGCGCCCTCGGCGAGCGGCGCACCGCGCACGCCGCGAAGGTCAACGCCGCGTACACGCACGGCGGTCCGCCGCTGACCGTACGGGCCGTGGAGAAGCTGTCCGGGGTGCACATCGACCACTACGTGGAGATCGACTTCGCGGCCTTCATGAAGACGGTGGACGTGGTCGGGGGCGTGCAGGTGTGCACGCAGCGCCCGCTGCGCGACAAGTACTCCGGTCTGGACCTGCCCGCGGGCACCAGCAGCCTCGACGGCGGCGAGGCGCTGGCGTACGTACGCGCCCGGCATCTGGACGGCGCGTCCGACATGGGGCGGATGAAGCGCCAGCAGCGCTTCCTGGCCGCCGTGATCGACAAGCTCACCGGCACCAGCGGCCTGATGAACCCGCTGCGCTTCCGCGAGGTCGGCTCGACGCTCCTGGGCTCGGTGCGTACGGACGCGGCACTTGACACCGGCGCGGTGTTCTCGCTGGGCAAGGCGCTGCACGGGTTCTCGCCGGGGTCGTCGGAGTTCGCGACCGTGCCGGTGGCGGACATGGACTACGAGGTGCCGGGGCTCGGTACGACGGTCAGGTGGGACGAGGAACGGGCCAGGCGGCTCTTCGACAGGCTGCGCGAGGACAGACCGCTCAAGGCGCGTGGCGGGGGCCCGGACGGCAGGAAGGGACAGGGGAAGGGGCAGGGCAAGGGACAGGGCAGGGCGACGCCGGTGGAGGTGCCGCCGGAGCAGGTCCGGGTCCAGGTGGCGAACGGCACGGGGGAGGACGGCCTCGGCGGCCGGGTGGACCGCTCGCTGGCCCGCACCGGCTTCGACACCACCGGGGCGCCCGCGACGGCGGCGCGGACGGACCGCACGGTCATCACCTACGACCCGGAGTGGGACCGCTCCGCCCGCTCCCTGGCGGCCGCCCTCCCGCACGCGAAGCTGGTACCGGAACGCGGCCACGGTGCGCTCATGGCGGTCACGCTGGGCGACGACCACGAGAAGGTGCACCGGGTGCGGCCCGCGGACCCGGTCCTGGACGGCGCGGACGTCTGGTCGGCGGTCACGGGAGACGAGGTCCTCTGCACGTGA
- a CDS encoding glycosyltransferase family 2 protein, whose amino-acid sequence MNDFATPPAVSVIMPVLNEERHLREAVRHILEQDYEGELEVVIALGPSTDGTDAIAAELVRETADGARCRVQTVPNPTGRTPAGLNAAIAASSHPVVVRVDGHGMLSPGYISTAVRLLAETGAQNVGGIMHAEGETSWEQAVAAAMTARIGVGNAAFHTGGEAGPADTVYLGVFRREALEQQGGYNEEFIRAQDWELNFRIRSAGGAVWFSPELRVSYRPRPNLRALAKQYKDYGRWRRVVARYHKGSINPRYLAPPAALAGIVAGVLVTPLTPLGLAIPLAYAVGIAAGSVPAGRGLPARARVQIPVALATMHMSWGWGFLTSPRSLAQKVIASRRPAVTAG is encoded by the coding sequence ATGAACGACTTTGCGACTCCCCCCGCGGTCTCCGTGATCATGCCGGTGCTCAACGAGGAGCGGCACCTCCGTGAGGCGGTGCGGCACATCCTGGAGCAGGACTACGAGGGCGAGCTGGAGGTCGTCATCGCCCTCGGCCCGTCCACGGACGGCACCGACGCCATCGCCGCCGAGCTGGTCCGCGAGACCGCCGACGGCGCGCGCTGCCGGGTGCAGACGGTGCCGAACCCCACGGGCCGTACGCCCGCCGGGCTCAACGCCGCCATCGCGGCCTCCTCGCACCCCGTCGTCGTCCGCGTCGACGGCCACGGCATGCTCTCCCCCGGCTACATCTCCACCGCCGTCCGGCTGCTGGCCGAGACCGGCGCGCAGAACGTCGGCGGCATCATGCACGCCGAGGGCGAGACGAGCTGGGAGCAGGCCGTCGCCGCGGCGATGACCGCGCGCATCGGGGTGGGCAACGCCGCGTTCCACACCGGCGGCGAGGCGGGGCCCGCGGACACCGTGTACCTCGGTGTCTTCCGCCGGGAGGCGCTGGAGCAGCAGGGCGGGTACAACGAGGAGTTCATCCGCGCGCAGGACTGGGAGCTGAACTTCCGGATCCGCTCGGCCGGCGGGGCGGTCTGGTTCTCGCCGGAGCTGCGGGTCTCGTACCGGCCGCGGCCGAACCTGCGGGCACTGGCCAAGCAGTACAAGGACTACGGCCGCTGGCGCCGCGTCGTCGCGCGGTACCACAAGGGTTCGATCAACCCGCGCTATCTCGCGCCGCCCGCCGCCCTCGCCGGCATCGTCGCGGGCGTGCTGGTCACCCCGCTGACACCGCTGGGGCTGGCGATTCCACTCGCGTACGCCGTGGGGATCGCGGCCGGCTCGGTGCCCGCGGGGCGCGGTCTGCCGGCACGCGCGCGTGTGCAGATCCCGGTGGCGCTGGCCACGATGCACATGTCGTGGGGCTGGGGGTTCCTCACCAGCCCGCGGTCGCTGGCGCAGAAGGTGATCGCCAGCCGCCGCCCCGCGGTCACGGCGGGCTGA
- a CDS encoding LCP family protein: MRRSNVRGSGADGRPDRAGELGWDDSLYEDAGAPGMPRQRGYARHTGDHDPHDDDGREGPGPGAHPGSHAEGPGDGGPPPPRRRRGMRIARWFFGIVAFLILGTAAAGYLYYRDLNNNLEKDRLNLGKNKLDEKQPNADGQTPLDILLLGSDSRNSDENVRLGGSRADRGRKPLADVQMLLHVSADRSNMSVVSVPRDTRVTIPECTDPDDGTVYPETTSQTINTSLQNGGPGCTVAAWEALTGVSIDHFMMIDFAGVVSMADAVGGVPVCVRDNVYDDDSGLRLEEGETTIKGEQALQWLRTRHGFEDGSDIGRTHAQHQYMNSMARQLKEGAKLSDPGKLRRLAEAATNALTVDDGLGDLKKLYDLGNDIKRVPPERITMTTMPWVPDPQNNAHVVPNEEDAPQIWSMIRNDVAFDGKDKPKKKKPDDLVAQAEPKADIPVLVQNGTGTTMYAPVTGRAGDIAGVLAEDGFTQAATDATPKSQADTTVSYATEEQHANALAVAKALGLPDRAVKESSGVDGVTLVVGADWREGNAYPPDAGGDADDGEEAGPEKAPESSNPLAGSDKKACMDVNPSYTW, from the coding sequence ATGCGCCGCAGCAATGTCCGCGGTAGCGGAGCAGACGGTCGACCCGACAGAGCCGGCGAGCTCGGCTGGGACGACTCTCTGTACGAAGACGCGGGCGCGCCGGGCATGCCGCGGCAGCGCGGCTACGCGCGTCACACCGGCGACCACGACCCGCACGACGACGACGGCCGCGAAGGACCGGGCCCCGGCGCCCACCCCGGGAGCCACGCGGAAGGCCCCGGGGACGGCGGACCGCCACCGCCGCGGCGCCGCCGCGGGATGCGTATCGCCCGCTGGTTCTTCGGCATCGTCGCCTTCCTCATACTCGGCACCGCGGCTGCGGGCTACCTCTACTACCGCGACCTGAACAACAACCTGGAGAAGGACCGCCTCAACCTCGGCAAGAACAAGCTCGACGAGAAGCAGCCCAACGCGGACGGCCAGACCCCGCTGGACATTCTGCTCCTGGGGTCCGACAGCCGGAACTCCGACGAGAACGTCCGCCTCGGCGGCTCCCGCGCCGACCGCGGCCGCAAGCCGCTCGCCGACGTGCAGATGCTGCTCCACGTCTCCGCGGACCGCAGCAACATGTCCGTCGTCTCCGTCCCGCGCGACACCCGGGTGACGATTCCGGAGTGCACCGACCCCGACGACGGCACGGTCTACCCGGAGACCACGTCCCAGACCATCAACACCAGCCTCCAGAACGGCGGTCCCGGCTGCACCGTCGCCGCCTGGGAGGCCCTGACCGGCGTCTCCATCGACCACTTCATGATGATCGACTTCGCCGGCGTGGTGAGCATGGCCGACGCGGTGGGCGGCGTCCCCGTCTGCGTACGGGACAACGTCTACGACGACGACTCCGGGCTGCGCCTCGAAGAGGGCGAGACGACCATCAAGGGCGAGCAGGCGCTGCAGTGGCTGCGCACCCGGCACGGCTTCGAGGACGGCAGCGACATCGGGCGTACGCACGCGCAGCACCAGTACATGAACTCGATGGCCCGCCAGCTCAAGGAGGGCGCCAAGCTCTCCGACCCCGGCAAGCTGCGCCGCCTCGCCGAGGCGGCGACCAACGCGCTCACCGTCGACGACGGCCTGGGCGACCTGAAGAAGCTCTACGACCTCGGGAACGACATCAAGCGGGTGCCGCCCGAGCGCATCACCATGACCACGATGCCGTGGGTGCCGGACCCGCAGAACAACGCGCACGTCGTACCCAACGAGGAGGACGCGCCGCAGATCTGGTCCATGATCCGCAACGACGTCGCCTTCGACGGCAAGGACAAGCCCAAGAAGAAGAAGCCGGACGACCTCGTCGCCCAGGCCGAGCCGAAGGCGGACATCCCCGTCCTCGTCCAGAACGGCACGGGCACCACCATGTACGCCCCGGTCACCGGGCGGGCCGGCGACATCGCCGGGGTGCTCGCCGAGGACGGCTTCACCCAGGCCGCCACGGACGCCACGCCCAAGTCGCAGGCGGACACCACCGTCTCGTACGCGACAGAGGAGCAGCACGCGAACGCCCTGGCGGTGGCCAAGGCGCTCGGGCTGCCGGACCGGGCGGTGAAGGAGTCCAGCGGCGTCGACGGGGTGACGCTGGTGGTCGGCGCCGACTGGCGGGAGGGCAACGCCTATCCGCCGGACGCCGGCGGCGACGCCGACGACGGCGAGGAGGCGGGGCCCGAGAAGGCGCCGGAGAGCTCCAACCCGCTGGCGGGCAGCGACAAGAAGGCGTGCATGGACGTCAATCCGTCCTACACCTGGTGA
- a CDS encoding LCP family protein has product MFNPETGSYELRLDPQIPGRQAPQPHGHHAPGPHGHAPHGYGGPPQQPQQYIPQQSGQPSHGQAAPGPQHAQPPHAQPHPGPPQPGQPHTGGPPRPGDRHQSHASPAEAPESLQEPRLPSQRRRGAAGGSGGAGGSGPDGDGPRSRRRPKPRKSKKKKALIWVAGGLAVVLFAVGTAAFLIYRKLNGNIDKVEVAGEDHAAVIDGPVNILVMGTDKRTGKGNDGYGDMNSPGHADTTLLFHVSEDRTNATAMSIPRDMITDIPDCKTKQEDGSWKTIPGTYETKFNESLGQFGRDPGCTWKTVEQLTGLDVNHFILADFNAVKDLSSAVGGVEVCLAEDINDPKSKLNLPAGRHTVEGEEALAFVRTRYSVGFGSDLSRIELQQQFLSSLIRKMKSGGSLSNPKKMYDLADAATKALTVDSGIGSAKKLMDLANDLKKVPQDDITFATLPVLDNPEDDATVLMDEAKAKPLFKLLAADKPFDGAKKGKKDKPVKKSEPGEVRVDVVNGGGESGMASATAGWLLDEGAGYAAEAGNTPDLQPETRLEYGPDQAEQAARLADMMGLPKSAMKKTGENAGAGGTMTLTLGEDFAAPGTPVEAPDKAPDGVQNVKAGDKNVCAK; this is encoded by the coding sequence GTGTTCAATCCCGAGACCGGCAGCTACGAGCTGCGTCTCGACCCGCAGATCCCGGGCAGACAGGCGCCCCAGCCCCACGGCCACCACGCACCGGGTCCGCACGGTCACGCCCCGCACGGGTACGGCGGCCCGCCTCAGCAGCCGCAGCAGTACATCCCGCAGCAGAGCGGGCAGCCCTCGCACGGCCAGGCCGCCCCGGGCCCGCAGCACGCGCAACCGCCGCACGCCCAGCCGCACCCGGGCCCGCCGCAGCCCGGCCAGCCGCATACCGGCGGCCCGCCCCGGCCCGGCGACAGGCACCAGTCCCACGCGTCGCCCGCGGAAGCCCCGGAGAGCCTTCAGGAGCCCCGCCTGCCGTCCCAGCGCCGTCGCGGCGCGGCCGGCGGCTCCGGCGGTGCGGGCGGCTCGGGGCCGGACGGGGACGGGCCGCGCAGCCGCCGCCGCCCCAAGCCCCGTAAGAGCAAGAAGAAGAAGGCGCTGATCTGGGTCGCCGGCGGCCTCGCGGTCGTGCTCTTCGCCGTCGGCACCGCGGCGTTCCTCATCTACCGCAAGCTCAACGGGAACATAGACAAGGTCGAGGTCGCCGGCGAGGATCACGCGGCGGTCATCGACGGCCCCGTCAACATCCTCGTGATGGGCACGGACAAGCGCACCGGCAAGGGCAACGACGGCTACGGCGACATGAACAGCCCCGGCCACGCCGACACCACGCTGCTGTTCCACGTCTCCGAGGACCGCACCAACGCCACCGCGATGAGCATCCCGCGGGACATGATCACCGACATCCCGGACTGCAAGACCAAGCAGGAGGACGGGAGCTGGAAGACCATCCCGGGGACGTACGAGACCAAGTTCAACGAGAGCCTCGGCCAGTTCGGCCGCGACCCCGGCTGCACCTGGAAGACCGTCGAGCAACTGACCGGGCTGGACGTCAACCACTTCATCCTCGCGGACTTCAACGCCGTCAAGGACCTGTCCAGCGCGGTCGGCGGCGTCGAGGTGTGCCTCGCCGAGGACATCAACGACCCCAAGTCGAAGCTCAACCTCCCCGCCGGCCGGCACACGGTCGAGGGCGAGGAGGCGCTCGCCTTCGTCCGCACCCGCTACTCGGTCGGCTTCGGCAGCGACCTGAGCCGGATCGAACTCCAGCAGCAGTTCCTCAGCTCGCTCATCCGCAAGATGAAGTCCGGCGGCTCGCTGAGCAATCCGAAGAAGATGTACGACCTGGCCGACGCCGCCACCAAGGCGCTCACCGTCGACTCCGGCATCGGCAGCGCGAAGAAGCTCATGGACCTGGCCAACGACCTCAAGAAGGTCCCCCAGGACGACATTACTTTCGCGACTTTGCCCGTCCTGGACAACCCTGAGGACGACGCAACAGTCCTCATGGATGAGGCCAAGGCGAAGCCGCTCTTCAAACTGCTGGCCGCGGACAAGCCGTTCGACGGGGCGAAGAAGGGCAAGAAGGACAAGCCGGTGAAGAAGTCGGAGCCCGGGGAGGTGAGGGTCGACGTCGTCAACGGCGGCGGGGAGTCCGGCATGGCGTCGGCCACCGCCGGGTGGCTTCTCGACGAGGGCGCGGGCTACGCCGCCGAGGCCGGCAACACGCCGGATCTCCAGCCGGAGACCCGGCTTGAGTACGGTCCTGACCAGGCCGAACAGGCCGCACGGCTCGCCGACATGATGGGGCTGCCGAAGTCGGCCATGAAGAAGACGGGGGAGAACGCGGGGGCCGGGGGAACCATGACGCTCACGCTCGGCGAGGACTTCGCTGCACCGGGCACCCCGGTCGAGGCGCCCGACAAGGCGCCGGACGGGGTGCAGAACGTCAAGGCCGGAGACAAGAACGTCTGTGCGAAGTGA